One segment of Natranaeroarchaeum aerophilus DNA contains the following:
- a CDS encoding FAD-dependent oxidoreductase encodes MSEDDDRATPPAEPNYDDEFDAIVVGAGPAGSASALTMADAGLDVIMIERGAYPGAKNVFGGVLYTPTIRELTDIDDAPLERYVGEKRFGMLSPEDETAVSVKPNQWHQEPHNDSYTVLRGDFDEWFAEQAVEAGATLITETTVTDLIREDDGQIVGVDTDRPEGELRAPVVVLAEGGNSLVAEGADLKDPSPREDVAVAVKEVIEFPGDGNEIEDRFRLTEDSGVSYHYFGEGAVGDAFGGAFMYTNDDTVSIGLAYRIEDAVTSQPKPEQTLNEFKSHPAVAPLVRGGRTVEYSAKTIPEGGADAMPDLVHDGAVLVGDTAGLVLNNGVHLEGTNMAVESGYHAGNAIITAMANDRTDANALLEYPRNLEESFVVQNLERYEWLMETAVEDKDLLFRDLPRAIADASEEYFSIDRDPKAEHADEAKDRILQTIGGWSGAAKLAWRYRKVMTS; translated from the coding sequence ATGAGCGAAGACGACGACCGAGCAACACCACCAGCAGAGCCGAACTACGACGACGAGTTCGACGCAATCGTCGTCGGTGCAGGCCCCGCCGGGAGCGCATCGGCGCTGACGATGGCCGACGCCGGGCTCGACGTCATCATGATCGAGCGCGGAGCGTATCCCGGCGCGAAAAACGTCTTCGGTGGCGTGCTGTACACGCCGACGATCCGCGAGCTGACCGACATCGACGACGCGCCGCTGGAGCGCTACGTCGGCGAGAAACGCTTCGGGATGCTCTCGCCCGAGGACGAGACCGCCGTCTCGGTCAAGCCAAACCAGTGGCACCAGGAGCCACATAACGACTCCTACACGGTCCTGCGTGGGGACTTCGACGAGTGGTTCGCCGAGCAAGCCGTCGAGGCCGGTGCGACGCTGATCACCGAGACGACGGTGACCGACCTTATCCGCGAGGACGACGGACAGATCGTCGGCGTCGACACTGACCGACCGGAGGGCGAACTCCGCGCCCCGGTGGTTGTCCTCGCAGAAGGTGGCAACTCTCTCGTTGCGGAAGGGGCCGATCTCAAGGATCCATCGCCACGGGAGGACGTCGCGGTGGCGGTCAAGGAGGTCATCGAGTTCCCCGGCGACGGCAACGAGATCGAAGACCGGTTCCGGTTGACGGAAGATTCCGGCGTCTCCTACCACTACTTCGGCGAGGGTGCCGTCGGCGACGCCTTCGGCGGCGCGTTCATGTACACCAACGACGACACGGTGAGCATCGGTCTGGCCTACCGAATCGAGGACGCGGTGACGAGCCAGCCAAAGCCCGAGCAGACGCTCAACGAGTTCAAGTCACATCCGGCGGTCGCACCACTGGTACGCGGCGGTCGCACGGTCGAGTACTCCGCGAAGACGATCCCGGAAGGCGGTGCCGACGCCATGCCGGACCTCGTCCACGACGGCGCGGTACTGGTCGGGGATACTGCTGGACTCGTCCTGAACAACGGCGTCCACCTCGAAGGGACGAACATGGCGGTCGAGAGCGGCTACCACGCAGGGAACGCGATCATCACGGCGATGGCCAACGATCGAACCGACGCGAACGCACTGCTGGAGTATCCACGAAACCTCGAGGAGTCCTTCGTCGTCCAGAACCTCGAACGCTACGAGTGGCTGATGGAGACCGCCGTCGAGGACAAAGACCTCCTCTTTCGCGATCTGCCGCGAGCGATCGCCGACGCGAGTGAGGAGTACTTCAGCATCGACCGCGATCCGAAGGCAGAACACGCAGACGAGGCGAAAGACCGGATCCTCCAGACCATCGGCGGCTGGAGCGGCGCGGCGAAACTGGCCTGGCGCTACCGCAAGGTGATGACTTCATGA
- a CDS encoding transposase produces the protein MQSSKLTQTLSFGLDIHTGSGDDLQTGCLEARRIRNETNRLDQSGWDWTDIKSTVVDNADHVNNTTQLIVDKALGEIETYLDNKTDGWGRPYPYIDESYPMVMNHGEGYRLFPEDDRTVRFRITATRGTHVKGELCGSADHFDRLQTAFNDEEWRVGMAEVVHKHGEWRLHVTVTHKTHQVASKADADTVVGVDVNEDCIALAAMSRDGSVEDSVVLEYPSVKEQRHEFFTKRKRMQKAEQTGFETVVKTEERDYVHDCLHKVSRKVVAWVSQFNDPVIVFEDLKDMRESIDYRTRMNRRLHSLPFAALQEMVSYKAAWEGIPSDNVDPEYTSQRCPRTECQHTERANRHKKRFKCKRCAFQDHADRKAAVCVVQKWLERETGNVPSLETLPRVRKVRRAASGAGGGPDSHGHSLCSGVHRQVTSAQDSPSQAREELKTVASAVQD, from the coding sequence GTGCAGTCGTCCAAACTCACCCAAACGTTATCATTCGGACTAGACATCCACACGGGGAGTGGCGACGACCTGCAAACCGGCTGTCTCGAAGCACGACGCATCCGCAACGAAACCAACCGCCTCGACCAATCTGGCTGGGATTGGACTGATATCAAATCGACTGTCGTTGACAATGCTGATCACGTCAACAACACCACCCAACTCATCGTTGACAAAGCTCTTGGCGAGATCGAAACCTACCTCGACAACAAAACTGACGGGTGGGGTCGTCCCTACCCGTACATTGATGAGTCGTATCCGATGGTGATGAACCATGGGGAAGGCTACCGGCTGTTCCCCGAAGACGACAGAACGGTTCGATTCCGTATCACTGCCACAAGAGGAACACACGTTAAAGGTGAGCTCTGTGGCAGTGCAGACCACTTTGACCGACTCCAAACCGCGTTCAACGATGAAGAATGGCGGGTTGGAATGGCTGAAGTTGTTCACAAACACGGTGAGTGGCGACTTCATGTCACAGTCACGCACAAGACTCATCAAGTCGCCAGCAAAGCTGATGCAGACACCGTTGTTGGTGTGGATGTGAACGAAGACTGTATCGCGCTCGCTGCGATGAGTCGTGATGGTTCGGTGGAAGACTCTGTGGTGTTGGAGTATCCGTCGGTGAAAGAGCAGCGTCATGAGTTTTTCACCAAGCGCAAACGGATGCAGAAAGCAGAACAGACTGGGTTTGAGACAGTCGTGAAGACTGAAGAACGCGATTACGTTCATGATTGCCTGCACAAAGTCTCGCGGAAAGTAGTTGCATGGGTCTCGCAATTTAACGACCCGGTTATCGTCTTTGAAGACCTCAAAGACATGCGAGAGTCCATCGATTATCGAACGCGGATGAACCGTCGCCTGCACTCGTTACCGTTCGCTGCACTCCAAGAGATGGTATCGTACAAAGCTGCGTGGGAAGGAATTCCGTCGGATAACGTTGATCCTGAGTACACCTCGCAGCGATGTCCTCGAACGGAGTGTCAGCACACAGAACGCGCAAACCGGCATAAGAAACGATTTAAGTGTAAACGGTGTGCGTTCCAAGATCATGCGGATCGAAAGGCGGCGGTGTGTGTTGTGCAGAAGTGGTTAGAGCGAGAAACTGGAAATGTGCCGTCTCTCGAAACCCTTCCACGCGTTCGGAAGGTGAGACGGGCGGCATCGGGGGCTGGTGGAGGCCCCGACTCTCACGGACACAGTTTGTGTTCGGGTGTTCACCGACAGGTAACGTCGGCGCAAGACTCTCCGAGTCAAGCGCGAGAGGAATTAAAGACCGTTGCGTCAGCTGTGCAAGACTAA
- a CDS encoding GNAT family N-acetyltransferase, which yields MTEVRVVESTAERTDAFAVRQTVFVEEQGVDEELEYDEHEDTATHFVAYDGDEPVGAARLREPEDGLGKVERVAVLESRREQGVGEALMEAVERQARKAGITKLKLHSQTRAKGFYASVGFERRGEEFEEAGIPHVKMYKPIG from the coding sequence ATGACCGAGGTTCGAGTCGTCGAGTCGACCGCAGAACGCACGGACGCTTTTGCAGTCCGACAGACCGTCTTCGTCGAGGAACAGGGCGTTGACGAGGAACTGGAGTATGACGAACACGAGGACACAGCCACCCACTTCGTCGCCTACGACGGCGACGAGCCCGTCGGGGCGGCACGGCTCCGCGAACCCGAAGACGGACTGGGCAAAGTCGAGCGCGTGGCTGTACTCGAATCACGCCGCGAACAGGGCGTCGGGGAGGCGCTGATGGAGGCCGTTGAGCGCCAGGCCCGCAAAGCGGGGATAACGAAACTCAAACTCCACTCGCAAACGCGCGCGAAGGGGTTCTACGCGTCAGTCGGGTTCGAGCGTCGCGGCGAGGAGTTCGAGGAGGCGGGGATACCCCACGTGAAGATGTACAAACCGATCGGGTAG
- a CDS encoding isoaspartyl peptidase/L-asparaginase, whose amino-acid sequence MRVIVHGGAGGKPAEPEPRQAVLDQAAGAGTEASDPLDAVVNAVAVLEASPRFNAGTGSAVQSDGVIRTDAGVMTGGGEAGAACSMPGVEHALSVARVVLEETPHVFVSGEHACALANEYGIDTDVDLWSERARERWDEESPPAGTPRDQLDWIGEHFGDTSARRPDDHDTVGAVAVADGQVAAATSTGGRWYALAGRVGDVPQLGAGFFASDAGGASATGAGEAIARTGVARRAVDLLDAGEHPETAASRAIEELGEVTGESAGVIVAETDGAVGSAYNSAGMQTSIAGGDEDTP is encoded by the coding sequence ATGCGCGTAATCGTCCATGGCGGCGCGGGCGGGAAGCCTGCCGAACCGGAGCCGAGACAGGCGGTACTCGACCAGGCAGCAGGTGCCGGTACCGAAGCGTCCGATCCGCTCGATGCGGTCGTGAACGCGGTCGCGGTTCTCGAAGCGTCGCCACGATTTAATGCAGGAACGGGGAGCGCGGTCCAGAGCGACGGCGTGATCCGCACGGATGCAGGCGTGATGACTGGTGGCGGCGAGGCGGGTGCGGCCTGTTCGATGCCGGGCGTCGAGCACGCTCTCAGTGTCGCACGGGTCGTTCTCGAAGAAACACCACACGTGTTCGTGTCTGGCGAGCACGCCTGCGCGCTCGCGAACGAGTACGGAATCGACACCGATGTCGATCTGTGGTCGGAGCGGGCGCGCGAGCGCTGGGACGAGGAGTCGCCACCAGCAGGCACCCCCCGTGATCAGCTCGACTGGATCGGCGAGCACTTCGGCGATACGTCCGCACGCCGACCGGACGATCATGACACCGTCGGTGCGGTCGCCGTCGCGGATGGGCAGGTCGCCGCGGCGACGTCGACCGGCGGGCGCTGGTACGCCCTCGCAGGACGGGTCGGCGACGTCCCACAGCTCGGTGCCGGGTTTTTCGCCTCGGATGCTGGCGGGGCGAGTGCAACGGGAGCTGGTGAAGCGATCGCACGGACCGGCGTGGCACGGCGGGCGGTGGACCTGCTCGACGCCGGGGAGCACCCGGAGACGGCGGCGAGCCGGGCGATCGAGGAGCTCGGGGAGGTCACCGGTGAGTCGGCGGGCGTGATCGTTGCCGAGACCGATGGCGCGGTCGGCAGCGCCTACAACAGCGCGGGGATGCAAACGAGTATCGCAGGTGGCGACGAGGACACCCCGTAA
- a CDS encoding ferredoxin family protein has product MSTTQNSVDNASLEDRLYTVKYEDPGESHLDVKVTGICEERCRTDDCVDVCPADVWREGEDGVPHIAYENCLECSSCRFACPHNNVVWTYPENGSGVTYSFG; this is encoded by the coding sequence ATGAGCACGACACAGAACTCCGTCGACAACGCATCGCTCGAAGACCGACTGTACACCGTCAAATACGAGGACCCCGGCGAGTCCCATCTCGATGTCAAGGTGACGGGAATCTGTGAAGAACGCTGTCGGACCGACGACTGCGTCGACGTCTGCCCGGCTGATGTCTGGCGCGAAGGCGAAGACGGCGTTCCACACATCGCCTACGAGAACTGTCTGGAGTGCAGTAGCTGTCGGTTCGCCTGCCCGCACAACAACGTCGTCTGGACGTATCCCGAGAACGGCTCCGGTGTGACCTACAGTTTCGGTTGA
- the map gene encoding type II methionyl aminopeptidase, with amino-acid sequence MVDTEVDLESEQYEKHREAGEILSQVREETVERIEVGAGHLEVAEYAEDRIRELGGQPAFPVNVSIDEEAAHATPGIDDDSTFGEEMVNIDIGVAVDGWLADSAITIDLSGNPDLAEAPGAALDAAIELIEPGVDTAEIGAAIEAAIDGYGFNPVVNLTGHGLGHWEQHTDPSIPNRAVPQGTELEVGDVVAIEPFATDGSGKVSEGSDEEIFALEREGSVRNRQTRQVLEQITEEFRTLPFATRWLESSRPKMALRRLKSQDIVHGYPVLKEDDGCLVSQKEHTVIVTPDGCEVTTR; translated from the coding sequence ATGGTAGATACCGAGGTCGACCTCGAATCCGAGCAGTACGAGAAACACCGCGAGGCTGGCGAGATCCTCTCGCAGGTCCGCGAAGAGACCGTCGAACGCATCGAGGTCGGCGCGGGCCACCTCGAAGTGGCCGAATATGCGGAAGACCGAATCCGGGAGCTCGGCGGCCAGCCGGCCTTCCCCGTCAACGTCAGTATCGACGAGGAGGCCGCCCACGCGACGCCGGGGATCGACGACGATTCGACCTTCGGCGAGGAGATGGTCAACATCGACATCGGCGTTGCCGTCGACGGCTGGCTCGCGGATTCGGCGATCACGATCGACCTGTCGGGCAACCCGGACCTGGCGGAGGCACCCGGGGCTGCGCTCGACGCCGCGATCGAACTGATCGAACCCGGCGTCGACACCGCCGAGATCGGGGCGGCGATCGAAGCGGCGATCGACGGCTACGGTTTCAATCCCGTCGTCAATCTCACCGGCCACGGACTGGGCCACTGGGAGCAACACACTGACCCGTCGATCCCGAACCGTGCAGTCCCACAGGGCACCGAACTTGAGGTCGGCGATGTCGTTGCGATCGAACCGTTCGCGACGGATGGTTCTGGCAAGGTGAGCGAGGGAAGCGACGAGGAGATATTCGCGCTCGAACGCGAGGGATCAGTCCGAAATCGACAGACTCGGCAGGTTCTAGAACAGATCACCGAAGAGTTCCGTACGCTCCCCTTCGCGACGCGCTGGCTGGAGAGTTCCCGCCCGAAGATGGCTCTCAGACGGCTCAAATCGCAGGACATCGTCCACGGCTATCCAGTGCTCAAAGAGGACGACGGCTGTCTGGTCAGTCAGAAAGAACACACCGTCATCGTCACGCCTGATGGCTGTGAAGTGACAACCCGCTAG
- a CDS encoding HIT family protein, protein MDQVFAPWRIEWVERDSSRDDIDDCVFCELPEQDADRRNMIVARSDHAFVLLNNYPYNPGHIMVIPRCHTGDYRDLDEAVLTDHARLKQRTFDALETAMNPDGFNTGLNLGQGAGGSIDDHLHTHVVPRWEGDTNFMATVSDTQVIVEALEDTYERVYEAFADQEDTTVPPDGAVVVE, encoded by the coding sequence ATGGATCAGGTGTTCGCTCCGTGGCGCATCGAATGGGTGGAACGCGATAGCTCTCGGGACGATATCGACGACTGTGTCTTCTGTGAACTGCCGGAACAGGACGCCGATCGGCGGAACATGATCGTCGCCCGGAGCGACCACGCGTTCGTGCTTCTCAACAACTACCCGTACAACCCGGGTCACATCATGGTGATTCCCCGCTGCCATACGGGGGACTACCGCGATCTGGACGAGGCGGTGTTGACAGATCACGCGAGGCTCAAACAGCGCACGTTCGATGCGCTGGAAACCGCGATGAACCCGGATGGGTTCAATACCGGCCTGAACCTCGGTCAGGGGGCAGGAGGATCGATCGACGACCATCTCCACACGCACGTCGTCCCGCGCTGGGAGGGCGATACGAACTTCATGGCGACGGTGAGCGACACGCAGGTGATCGTCGAGGCGCTCGAGGACACCTACGAACGAGTGTACGAGGCGTTCGCCGACCAGGAGGACACGACCGTTCCGCCGGACGGCGCAGTCGTGGTCGAGTAG
- a CDS encoding electron transfer flavoprotein subunit beta/FixA family protein translates to MTDQWTVVVGIKQVPDEDDVTIDPDTGTLNRSGADAILNRPDRNALEAALEIKDQVDANVIAVTMGPPQATPVLEEAVAMGCDDAVLVTDRAFAGSDTWPTSLVLAATAEYLDADVVLAGEETTDSSTGQVPPGIAAHNGWAQLTYAEELEPKPVDEQIVAKRDVEGGHEYVAADLPVVIAFAYGENEPRPAGLHRKIYAETEFEPEQVTAEELPIDTDRVGLAASPTQVGGMETVDPVEREQERLDSPEELLETLAEEGVV, encoded by the coding sequence ATGACTGATCAATGGACCGTCGTAGTAGGGATCAAGCAGGTGCCCGACGAGGACGACGTGACGATCGACCCCGACACGGGGACGCTCAATCGATCGGGAGCCGATGCGATCCTGAACCGGCCGGACAGAAACGCGCTGGAAGCAGCGTTAGAAATCAAAGACCAGGTGGATGCGAACGTCATTGCCGTCACGATGGGGCCACCGCAGGCCACACCCGTTCTGGAAGAAGCGGTCGCGATGGGCTGTGACGACGCCGTACTCGTGACTGATCGGGCGTTCGCTGGCAGCGATACTTGGCCGACGAGTCTCGTACTCGCAGCGACCGCGGAGTATCTCGATGCGGATGTCGTGCTCGCCGGTGAGGAGACGACCGACTCCTCGACAGGCCAGGTCCCGCCGGGGATCGCTGCCCACAACGGGTGGGCACAGCTCACCTACGCCGAAGAGCTCGAACCGAAACCGGTGGATGAGCAGATCGTCGCCAAGCGCGACGTCGAAGGCGGTCACGAGTACGTTGCGGCTGATCTGCCGGTCGTGATCGCCTTCGCCTACGGCGAGAACGAACCCCGGCCCGCTGGACTTCACCGGAAGATCTACGCCGAGACCGAGTTCGAGCCCGAGCAGGTCACTGCGGAGGAGCTGCCGATCGACACGGACAGAGTCGGACTCGCGGCCTCGCCCACACAGGTCGGCGGGATGGAGACGGTCGATCCGGTCGAACGCGAACAGGAACGCCTCGACTCGCCCGAGGAACTGCTCGAAACGCTCGCCGAGGAGGGGGTGGTGTAG
- a CDS encoding DUF5817 domain-containing protein: MYAVVGCNACSNLWLVEGRQQTAQCSRCGKTHQFDRLKKFAETDDEDHARELRASMLANRSDHGDAFAAVDSFSELENEIDDAGVSDREYLEGSGLDADEIADAGASTSEQAGSSRTRKETVLDAIRTLDEPTESAVIDYATEHDVPAEYVTRCLDKLAQRGEVSRSRDGYRLL; encoded by the coding sequence ATGTACGCGGTCGTCGGCTGTAACGCGTGTAGCAATCTCTGGCTCGTCGAGGGACGACAACAGACCGCACAGTGTTCTCGCTGTGGGAAGACCCACCAGTTCGACCGCCTGAAGAAGTTCGCCGAGACCGACGACGAGGACCACGCCCGGGAGCTCCGGGCCTCGATGCTCGCGAATCGGAGCGATCACGGCGACGCCTTTGCTGCGGTCGACTCCTTCAGCGAGCTCGAAAACGAGATCGACGACGCGGGTGTCAGCGACCGCGAGTACCTGGAAGGCTCCGGACTCGACGCCGATGAGATCGCAGACGCGGGAGCGAGCACCAGCGAGCAGGCAGGGAGTTCACGAACCAGGAAAGAGACGGTGCTCGACGCAATCCGTACGCTCGACGAGCCGACCGAGAGCGCTGTCATTGATTACGCAACTGAACACGACGTCCCGGCGGAGTACGTCACGAGATGCCTGGACAAACTCGCCCAGCGAGGGGAAGTCTCACGCTCACGGGACGGCTATCGATTGCTCTAA
- the icd gene encoding isocitrate dehydrogenase (NADP(+)) gives MSYDKVDVPEDGEPITLADEDTGELDVPENPIIPIIHGDGIGTDVGPAAQKVLDAAAEATGRSISWMRVYAGSSAREKYDENLPEDTVSAIREHRVAIKGPLTTPVGAGFRSLNVALRQTLDMYANVRPTYHIEGVPSPVKNPEEMDMVTFRENTEDVYAGVEWEAGTDEVEQVREFLEEDMEISDVIHDGPVGIGVKPISEFGSKRLIREAIDYALENDRDSVTLVHKGNIMKFTEGAFRDWGYEVAEEEYGEDVITEDELWEEYDGEQPEGTVVVQDRIADNMLQQILTRTDEYSVIATMNLNGDYMSDAAGAQIGGLGIAPGANFGHGRCLAEPVHGSAPKYAGEDKVNPTAMILSGREMLDYLGWSDAADLVRDAVEETISSGTVTYDLERQIEGGTKVATSEFADAVVENIEQLS, from the coding sequence ATGAGCTACGACAAGGTCGACGTCCCCGAGGATGGGGAACCGATCACTCTTGCTGACGAAGACACCGGCGAACTCGACGTGCCGGAGAACCCGATCATCCCCATTATTCACGGGGACGGAATCGGTACGGACGTCGGTCCTGCTGCACAGAAAGTTCTCGATGCTGCCGCGGAAGCGACCGGCCGTTCGATTTCCTGGATGCGCGTCTACGCCGGTTCCTCCGCCCGAGAAAAGTACGACGAGAACCTTCCCGAGGACACTGTCTCGGCGATCCGTGAGCACCGTGTTGCGATTAAAGGACCGCTGACGACGCCGGTCGGCGCTGGCTTCCGGTCGCTCAACGTCGCGCTCCGACAGACGCTCGATATGTACGCCAACGTCCGGCCGACCTACCACATCGAGGGCGTCCCCTCGCCGGTCAAAAACCCCGAGGAGATGGATATGGTAACCTTCCGCGAGAACACCGAAGACGTCTACGCGGGCGTCGAATGGGAAGCCGGCACCGACGAGGTCGAGCAGGTCCGCGAGTTCCTCGAAGAGGACATGGAGATCTCCGATGTCATCCACGATGGCCCGGTCGGTATCGGCGTCAAGCCGATTTCGGAGTTCGGCTCCAAGCGCCTCATCCGCGAGGCGATCGACTACGCGCTCGAGAACGACCGCGATTCGGTGACGCTCGTCCACAAGGGCAACATCATGAAGTTCACCGAAGGAGCCTTCCGCGACTGGGGCTACGAGGTCGCAGAAGAAGAGTACGGCGAGGACGTCATTACCGAGGACGAACTCTGGGAGGAGTACGACGGCGAACAGCCCGAGGGCACGGTTGTCGTGCAGGATCGCATCGCCGACAACATGCTCCAGCAGATCCTCACCCGAACGGACGAGTACTCGGTCATCGCGACGATGAACCTCAACGGCGACTACATGTCCGACGCCGCCGGTGCACAGATCGGCGGCCTCGGCATCGCTCCCGGCGCGAACTTCGGTCACGGTCGCTGTCTCGCAGAGCCCGTCCACGGCTCCGCACCCAAGTACGCCGGTGAAGACAAGGTCAACCCGACCGCGATGATCCTCTCGGGCCGCGAGATGCTCGACTATCTGGGCTGGTCCGACGCCGCCGACCTCGTGCGCGATGCCGTCGAGGAGACAATCTCCTCGGGCACCGTCACCTACGACCTCGAACGACAGATCGAGGGGGGCACGAAGGTGGCAACCAGCGAGTTCGCCGATGCTGTCGTCGAGAATATCGAGCAGCTCTCCTAG
- a CDS encoding electron transfer flavoprotein subunit alpha/FixB family protein: protein MSDVDIDDHSDVWVFIEEHAGEVAPVSWELLSEAKGLADELDEDLVALAIGEDLDDVAEEAVERGADKVLVADDPVFEPYRADPYGEQFRHLVEEREPDIVLIGGTHTGRDFAGRVAVPAYAGLTADCTELGIDEDSHLEARRPAFGGNVLATIKCERHRPQMATIRPGVFATADPEPDHEGEIEEVEVIVEEADTISEVVERNVGDTADITDADRVVAAGRGVEGDVEPVAELAKALDAELAASRAAVDEGWIDGARQVGQTGKNVRPDLYVAVGISGAIQHIEGMNDSDIVVAINNDPNAPIFEHADYGIVGDLFEICPQLVEQLEDVDDPAEVLA, encoded by the coding sequence ATGTCGGACGTCGATATCGACGACCACTCGGATGTCTGGGTGTTTATCGAGGAGCATGCTGGCGAGGTCGCCCCCGTCTCCTGGGAACTGCTTTCGGAGGCGAAAGGACTTGCCGATGAACTCGACGAGGATCTCGTTGCGCTCGCGATCGGAGAAGATCTAGACGACGTCGCCGAGGAAGCCGTCGAGCGTGGCGCGGACAAAGTGCTCGTCGCTGACGATCCGGTCTTCGAGCCGTATCGTGCAGATCCCTACGGAGAGCAGTTCCGCCATCTTGTGGAGGAACGAGAACCCGATATCGTGCTGATCGGCGGGACCCACACCGGCCGGGACTTCGCGGGCCGGGTCGCCGTCCCCGCGTACGCGGGACTCACTGCTGACTGTACCGAACTCGGCATCGACGAGGATAGTCACCTCGAAGCCCGCCGACCGGCCTTCGGCGGTAACGTTCTGGCGACGATCAAATGTGAACGCCACCGTCCACAGATGGCGACGATCCGCCCCGGCGTCTTCGCGACGGCAGATCCCGAGCCCGACCACGAGGGCGAAATCGAGGAGGTCGAGGTCATCGTCGAGGAGGCGGACACGATCTCCGAGGTCGTCGAGCGGAACGTCGGGGACACCGCAGATATCACGGATGCTGACCGGGTTGTTGCTGCCGGGCGCGGTGTCGAGGGTGACGTCGAACCGGTTGCCGAGCTTGCGAAGGCGCTGGACGCCGAACTCGCTGCGAGCCGCGCAGCAGTCGATGAGGGCTGGATCGATGGCGCGCGACAGGTCGGCCAGACCGGGAAAAACGTCCGGCCCGATCTCTACGTGGCGGTCGGGATCAGCGGTGCGATCCAGCACATCGAGGGCATGAACGACAGCGACATCGTGGTCGCGATCAACAACGACCCCAACGCCCCGATATTCGAACACGCCGACTACGGCATCGTCGGCGACCTCTTCGAGATCTGTCCACAGCTTGTCGAACAGCTGGAGGACGTTGACGACCCAGCGGAGGTACTAGCATGA
- a CDS encoding helix-turn-helix domain-containing protein translates to MTAAHSADTDLGEVDTLRARLRVEPPSTAGCELLSAATDHGSVRQSLSCPDNECPDQSCECHAEVASSDEPGRPKLLSREVTSSCVCRTFRNHACVSEMDSVQNGELVFSVTIQGREELRDIVAELRETGATVRLQRLVDLSSGDCDGSRIDDTPVTDKQREAIRTAYELGYYETPRESDLGDVADELGISKSAASQRLNAVASKLVVGLLQTEDAAGSDSSPPAGVSADD, encoded by the coding sequence ATGACTGCAGCCCACAGCGCGGATACCGACCTTGGAGAGGTCGACACTCTCCGCGCACGTCTCCGCGTCGAGCCCCCCTCGACTGCGGGCTGTGAACTGCTTTCGGCAGCAACCGATCACGGCTCCGTTCGTCAATCCCTGTCCTGTCCCGACAACGAATGCCCTGATCAGTCCTGTGAGTGCCATGCCGAAGTGGCTTCGAGTGACGAGCCCGGACGTCCCAAGTTGCTCAGTAGAGAAGTCACGAGTTCCTGTGTTTGCCGGACGTTCCGCAATCACGCCTGCGTGTCGGAGATGGATAGCGTACAGAACGGCGAGCTCGTCTTCTCGGTGACGATTCAGGGCCGCGAGGAACTGCGCGATATCGTCGCCGAGCTGCGTGAGACCGGTGCGACCGTTCGTCTCCAGCGACTCGTCGATCTCAGTTCCGGTGATTGTGACGGCTCCCGGATCGACGACACGCCGGTCACCGACAAACAGCGCGAGGCGATTCGTACCGCCTACGAACTCGGCTACTACGAGACGCCCCGCGAGTCTGATCTCGGCGACGTTGCGGACGAACTCGGCATCTCGAAGTCCGCGGCATCCCAGCGGCTCAACGCGGTCGCGTCGAAACTGGTCGTCGGCTTGCTACAGACAGAGGATGCTGCTGGTTCCGACAGCTCGCCCCCTGCGGGCGTTTCGGCGGACGATTGA
- a CDS encoding cupin domain-containing protein, whose protein sequence is MEVLGPADRASTEAVDGVHLALLAGGDEMNVQRFEIEPGATVPEHDHPHEQTGVVLSGTLTFVLADGTEHEVDSGDTYAIPGHEAHAAENRTDAVVTGIDVFSPPRTDPDWQDG, encoded by the coding sequence ATGGAAGTCCTTGGACCAGCCGATCGTGCATCGACCGAAGCCGTCGACGGCGTCCACCTCGCCCTGCTCGCTGGCGGCGACGAGATGAACGTCCAGCGGTTCGAGATCGAGCCGGGCGCAACCGTCCCCGAACACGACCATCCACACGAACAGACCGGTGTCGTCCTCTCGGGGACGCTCACGTTCGTCCTCGCGGACGGGACCGAACACGAGGTCGACTCCGGCGATACTTACGCGATTCCCGGTCACGAAGCCCACGCTGCAGAGAACCGGACCGACGCGGTCGTCACGGGTATCGACGTGTTCTCGCCCCCGCGAACCGATCCCGACTGGCAGGATGGGTGA